Proteins encoded in a region of the Solea senegalensis isolate Sse05_10M unplaced genomic scaffold, IFAPA_SoseM_1 scf7180000014081, whole genome shotgun sequence genome:
- the LOC122760842 gene encoding odorant receptor 131-2-like codes for MLKYEYYRYFLTVPSKSNMNSNNSVFGQTSAQLHSKFIIVQVLVVIFLCVNLLLIVTFFKNECFYTTARYILFAVTLLSDSFLFLVSDLLFIFTFFRVTMWVSLCSVICISVLLYLIVTPVTLTVMTLEHYVAICMPLRHAELCSTRSTVHVILIIHCLSSAPYAVIFIIFVASASLDFYYQYRICSVEIFTVYKWQDHVRSAVFQFYFLIMCLIIMLCYVKIMKVARTASGDDKISLSKGLRTVTLHAFQLLLCLIQFWYPLITSSLIYTNFTDFQHVRFFCYIMFNLAPRCLSPLIYGLRDEMFLHALKKCLSYGMCDRT; via the coding sequence ATGTTAAAATATGAATACTACAGATACTTTTTGACAGTTCCCTCAAAGAGCAACATGAATTCAAACAACTCAGTGTTTGGTCAGACTTCAGCACAGCTGCACAGTAAGTTCATTATCGTGCAGGTGCTGGTGGTGATTTTTCTCTGCGTCAACTTGTTGCTGATCGTGACCTTCTTTAAAAACGAATGTTTCTACACAACTGCTCGCTACATCCTCTTTGCTGTGACATTACTGTCGGACAGTTTCCTGTTCTTAGTGTCCGACCTTCTTttcatctttactttttttcGAGTCACCATGTGGGTCTCGTTGTGCAGCGTCATCTGCATCAGTGTGCTCTTGTACCTCATCGTCACACCGGTGACTCTCACAGTGATGACGCTGGAGCACTACGTGGCCATTTGTATGCCCCTACGTCACGCGGAGCTGTGCTCCACACGCAGCACTGTACAcgtcatcctcatcattcactgcctcAGCTCTGCGCCCTATGCCgtcatatttatcatttttgttgCTTCAGCATCTCTTGACTTTTACTATCAATACAGGATATGCTCTGTGGAGATTTTCACTGTGTATAAATGGCAGGATCACGTCAGGTCAGCTGTGTTTCAGTTCTACTTCCTCATCATGTGTCTCATCATCATGTTGTGCTAcgttaaaataatgaaagtggCCAGAACTGCGTCAGGAGATGATAAAATATCATTGAGTAAAGGACTCAGGACGGTGACTCTTCATGCtttccagctgctgctctgtctcatCCAGTTTTGGTATCCTTTAATAACGTCCAGTCTGATATATACTAATTTCACTGACTTCCAACATGTCCGTTTTTTTTGCTACATAATGTTTAATCTTGCACCGCGGTGTCTTAGTCCTCTCATTTATGGCCTCAGGGATGAAATGTTTCTCCATGCACTGAAAAAATGCCTCTCCTATGGCATGTGTGACAGAACATAA